A region of the Anolis carolinensis isolate JA03-04 chromosome 1, rAnoCar3.1.pri, whole genome shotgun sequence genome:
CTATGCCCCCATTGCTAGCTTGCTATCCGTGGGTGCTATGCAATATTTCAGTTTTGAAGAAAGATCAACAGCCAGTCTTGACTGCTTCTGTACAAAAAATGGTAAAAGGTGCCATTTTGTTCTTTGCTGTAAACACAATATCATAAGCTAGCTGGAGCTTGAGGAACATTTTTGGGGTGGGGAGACAGGGAGCTACcccctttaaaataaataaacattttggagcccatgttgtcaaaggctttcatgtccggaatcactgggttgctgttagttttacggctgtatggccatgttccagaagcattctctcctgacgttttgcccacatctatggcagacatcctcagaggttgtgaggtatattagaatctaggcaaggaagatttatatatctgtggaaggatggaagaaagaactcttgtctgttgaaggcaagtgtgaatgttgcaattaatcaccttgattagcattgaaaagccttgcagcttcaagacctggctgattccttcctggggaGGTGtcatctggccctgattgattcatgtttggaattcctctgttttctaaaTGTTGTACTTTATTCACTGTTATTAAAGTTTGTTTAATACTAGTTaataattccacagatatataaacttccattGAGGTTTTCaatataccacacaacctctgatgatgcctgccacagatgtgggcgaaacgtcaagagaaaatgcttatggaacatgaccatgcagctcggaaaactcacagcaacccattttggGGGCCATTTGTCAAAGCCGTCAATTGCTCAGTCTGTGATTGCAGCTCTTGGCAAAATGTATCCCTCTCCATTCCCTTGGCCCAAAAAGGAGCCATTGCAAGGTGCTTCCTTGTTTCGTAACTCTTGGAAGgagaaaggcctcctcctcctcctgctcttctttctctgtgtctctctctctttacAGCGTTTCTTGGCAGCCTAGCAGGGAGAGAGAGTTGTTTCTGTACTTGACCTCTTATCCTCAGAAGACCTGATTCAGAGGCAGCCTTTGcccttgcagggagagcacagctGCGGACAATTGGCATTTTAGGTGACAGTCTTGATaggcagggctgtagctgggaaggggggagttaggggttcaaccccctctgGAAATGTTTtaggtttattcatgaattttatctggttaaccaaatccccatgagtgtccactgaagtttattgatggagcctgatttctaaattattttacattattcttcataatttgtttaaaaaaagtttcaactcccCACAGAAAttttttagctggccctgattgttctaTGTCTGGAATACCTCTGTTttctgtgttatttatttactgtcctgattttggagttttttaatatgggtagccacattttgttaattttcatggttttcccctttctgttgaaattgtccacttgcttgtggatttcaatggcacctctgtgtagtctgacatggtggttgttagagtggtctggcatttctgtgttctcaaataatatgctgtgtccaggttggttcatcaggtactcttctatggctgatttctctgattgAATTAGTCTGTTGTGCCTTtcttgttccttgattcgtgtttgggcattgctgtgtttggtggtccttgTGTAGGGACTGTAATCAGTCAGACCTTTCCTGCTGCCAAATTCAGCTTTGAAAATCCCTTCAACATTTCCCAGGTACAAATTAGGAcacgtgtggccaagcaacatcaataTGGCAAAAGTTAGGAATAAGAAAGAACACCTACATTAGAGGTGCTGCAGCAGGCTACTTTTGCTTGAACCTGCagggaaggacaagagttcacccTCCTCCCCTCTTTGCTCTGCTAACTTGAGTCCAAATTGCTTTTACCCTTTCAACTCAGTTTGCAGCCTTTTAGGTAGGGTGCAAattaaagggaaagaaggaagagggaaaCTGGGACGTTTGGAAGGCAGCCAAAACAGAAAGATAGGACAGAGGATTCATGAGGACTTCCCTCCCAGTTGAAAACACTTCTAGTTATTGTGGTGGCtcctctcaaaaaaaaaaaaaccaaaaaaaaaacctcagcccTTCTCCTGGGAAAGAAACAGTTTTCTTCCCAGTGCAAAACAAAATGGTAGGTCTCCGTGGTTAGGGATTGACCTTTACTGAGCTCTAAGATGGCTGTTTTCAGTACTTTCTTTAGAACATTATTTGTTTATCTATGGACACATATTGTAACTTCCCCCTTTAAAGGGCCACAACTGCTTGTGACATAAAATTCCTCCCCAGTTCTGGCCTAGAAAGTAGGTTTTTATGCCTCACATTTTACTGCATTAGAAATGGTTGCCACAGGCTTATTAAGCCGGAAAAGCAGGAGAATAAAATGACACTCTGATTGCGAGGACAATTAGATTTCTCCACAGCAATCATTGGGGAGAACTGAACCCTTCAGGGAGGTTTTTCAAGTTTCCTTCAGCAGTCTTCTCCAGCCTGATGCTCTTTAGTGGCATTTTAGACAGGGACTTAAAAGCTATCACATGGGAAACTCACTTTTTTTTACCAGCATGCCAAGGACTGGCACTATTTTTGTGTCTATTGGCTCTGGGATTGACACCAACCCACAAAGCTCCACTTTGAGCAACATTGTTTACAGCTAGCATGAGTCAGTTATCAGGGAGTAAGGCTCAGCTACGTTGGAGAAAGGCACTTTGCTTACAGAAGGCTTGACCTACTGGGAAGCATCTCCCAATAAACCCTCATCTGCTCACTCCAGTGCCAGAGCAGTCTACCTATAGTCCAACATGGCTCCTTTTCTAGCAAATGGAAGTCCAACTTCTGTGACCAGCATTGTTTTCCTTTGTCTTAAGACAAATTTAAAATTTGGAGCACACTCAAGTCTGAGCTAGATGAGAACAGAAGACTGCTTCAACAGCATTTTATTGGTGGCTCCATTGCCCTGAGGCACAGAAAGACAGGTGTCTAAATGATAAGCCTTGCATGCCTTATAGATAAGTATGTTGTGAAGCTTTAGGAATATGGGATATCCTGCAgatatttgaatattttattaTGCATTTCCAGGTATGAGATCTGGTAGCAGCATATACATCCTGCCCACAGCAAGGGTCTCAATGAGGCCACTGTCATTCTGGGTCATCAGCCCTGTTTACACAATCCAGTTCAGGGTGTGGGAATAGGTGCACTGTAAAAAGTGCGCTTCCAAAACAAACAGCTTCTGACGACCTGCATGAACCAGCCAAAAATAGTTTCTCAGCCAGTGTCCTTTGACAGCAAAGCTTTGGGCATAATCACATCAACAGTGACACATGTTCATAATGACTATATCGCAACCTCTATGTGCTGGTTGGAATTACTTTCCAGTCTGCTGAAGTCCCTTGACAAAAACCACTATAATGTTTTCAGTGTAAGACCAAAAGTTGCCTTTTCTGATCGGTAAGTTGTGAAACCAAAACGTGTGAGGTGAGATGTCAGAAGAGCCCTTTCCACATGGACCTAAATTTTGTTAATAAAAATAGCAAGATGCTAACATCAAGGAGCAAACTGCATTTTTCCTACCCTGCATTTACTCAGCAAGGGTCACAAAGTGACAATATTCAGCACAGGCCCATACCTTTGTGAttggtgggtttttaaaaaaaatatcaagcAAAGCAACATACCATTTTTGAGAACATAGCTGAATTGTACTGCAGGGTGGTGGACAGCAGGCCTTGGTGCTTATACTTTGTAGTCACATAAGAGAAACAAGACACATACTGGTAGTGTAATTGAAACAACTGTATTATACAGCACATAGGACATAAGAGATACTATTTGCAGGAAAGCTGCCTTGAGAGCCCAGAGCAGGAGCAGCTACTCCTTTTTCTAAGGCAGAAAAGCCATTCTAAAACCAGAAGGCCACAACTTCATCACAGTCTTGAAACACTCCCTGCGCTGCAGGGAGTCCACTAGGACACAAACAACTTGGGCACTTTCTCTTTGTGGAATACATGTGTTCAGTAGAATAAATACATTATCAagttttatacatatttataaaaAGTAGTGCATTAAATGTTCACTTAAGACAAGTCTATGGGAATTTGGCCCTGTCAGAGAGCCTACAGAAGGCAAGGCGAATTCATATTGCACTGGAAACCCCGGCGTACACGAGTCACTTCCGTGGAGGTTGGAGAAAAAGACTTGACTCCTTCGACCTGCAAATACTCTCACCCCCACAGTTGCAGTTTGTGAGGTAGAGCAAAGCTTTCACTATTGCAGCCACATCTTTGCTACAGTTGGAGGCATGTTTAAAATACTGTAAGGAAAGTATATTGTAGCTTCAGCCCCTTTACAAAGAACACTGTTTAACTTAGACTTTTAAAATCCACAATTGGACTCTCCATGCAGATTGGgagattctgggatttataggtcaTACAAAAGTAAATTCAGTCTGGGATGACTCCTCAGATGTAAATCCCAGTTTATTCAGTGAGATTTACATCTAGGAGTGTGGGTGTAagcttaaaataatattttagtcgGTTTTGCAGCCCAAACATGGCTGAGTGATAGTGGTTTGCTCCATTCTCCCCTCAAGACAACAAACCTATTGCCACTCTGAGATCATTACAACAGTAAGTATGAAACCATGTCACCCTCCTTCTCCACCCCAGCTATTTTACCCACTGGCTTTATTGACTTGAATTGcattaggtgtgtgtgtgttgcagtcAGCGTCCTTGGTTAAAAAGTCCTCTACCAGTTCCTTTGGGCTGGCATAAGTCACATTCATTCTTGTACTATAGTCTCTTCACCTTGGTACAGGCAGGGCAGGATTGAGATCAGCGCCTCCTCGATTGAGAACAAGTGTTCATCCTCCACCTGCGGGCAGCAGTAGCGCATGAAGTCTGCCAGCTGAAGCAGGTACTCAATATTGTGGCCAGCGCGGCCACTGGAGACAATGATTTGAGCAGCTATGTCCTCTTCAGAGGCCGGCCCCAGGTAGGACGGATTCTGGGGGGTAGCAATGTAAACCAGGGCCAGGATGGGCTCCTCTGACTCTTCCTCTTGCGGGTAGAACTTCACCAGCTTGGTGACGTAGCCTCCCAGCACCGCTTCCCGCACATTCAGATACTTGAGAGAAGCAGCAACTTGGTCTCCACGGAGCTCATAGGCAACACCCCATGTGCACCCCTGGAAGGAGAAGATGAATTGCAAAGATGACTCACACTGGAAGATACAGACTTATTTACAAGTTTATATCCTAGAAATACCTAAGTCATTTAAGGAAAGCCAGAGAGGGCCCTAAACACTTTCACTGAGGATGGATGGAGACATTTTCTCCTGCTGAAAACAGCTCTATATTTAGACCAGGGGTGGGCAAAATGGGGTTCTCCTGATGTAGGTGGAGAGCTAGGTCATATAGCCCTAGCCACTGCATTCAGTTGTGAATgctggaaattgcagtccaacatctgaagCATCACATAACTTGCACACTCCGACCCTctgtggcagtggttctcaacctgtggctccccgcggttttggactacaattcccagaaattccagccagttcaccagctgttaaggatttctgggagttggaaggccaaaacatctggggacccacaggttgagaaccactgctctgtggGAACAAGTTTCTATGGCACAAATGATGGTGTTTGCAAATCACTTTGTCTATTGCCTCCCTATTTGCTCCCCCAAAAATTTAGGCAGGAAAATGGACAGACTATACTGTAGTATGTTTTCAACAACAAGGCTGCAAAGGGGCATGGTTGGGATTTCTACGACCACAGTGCATCACATAAGTGACATTTGTTCACTGCTAATGCACCTGAGGCTCTACTGACTTTCCAAAGCTTCTTTTGGCCCACGGTTTGCTGACTTATTCTATATATCTTGAGTCCAGGGGTAAGAAAAGTAATACCTCTGAACTATTCCTTAGTTGGCATTTTCCACAAAAATGCTATATACAGCTTTGTTCATCTATtgcagatttggggggggggggggagatacccCTTTGGTACTATAACTCACCAACTCCAAACTGCTGTGACTATTGGCCATAATAAcagggagctgtaatccaaaaagcaaCTCTTACAGAttctgatcttttttaaaaaataatctcaatggtttttatgatgttctgTCTGGGGATGCTAAAGGccaggcttttaaaaaacttcAGCCGTTCCTTCCAATCCAGTTTCACCTCTATCCAGTCCCCTGAGTGATTAATAGTGAACTTTTGCAGATGTTAGCTGGAAAGCCATTGTATTGACTCAGCTACCTTCCAGTTTCCTGCTGAGCAATTACATGCCAGGTGTAAGACGCTTTCAGTTTTATAAAAACTCTAAGCTTCATTTAATCACAAGAACCCATGATGTCAGTGGATGGCCATGTCAATAGCATTACTAGTATTCTACCATGACCTGATTATTCAGATGCCTTCAACTTCCTCATAGGCCACATGAATCTAGAGGTAAACTGAGCATGGCCTGGGAAAAAACCTCTCACTATAATGACCCGCTATCCTCCAGTTCCTAGATAGAGACTGGGAGGACTTTGGTTTGTCACTATCACCTCTTTCAAAAGAGCCCAGACTAGGCCTGGCTATAACAGGAGAAAGATGCAGAAAACAAATACTTACATTGTAATCTTCTTGGAGGGTGACCACTCGCCCGGGCTAtagaagaaaaagggggaaaagggggATAAACATTAACATGAAATGTGAAGAATCAACCAAAACTAAGGCAAATCTCAATTGTAATGGAGCTGATCCACAAAGCCAAGGCCTCCTTAGCACAGTGGATGCTCCTCCAAGGGCAATGCCAAGCCAAAGGCAAAGGAAACTGGATGAGCAGTGTGTGAATTGAGCTAGGGTGCCCCACTCCAATTTGAAAACCCCCAAATTCCCAGCTTTTCCTAGAATTATGGCTTTAGAAAAGATGACAACAGCattcctcctgccatgcaggaacacacaaacaaagcactcctgacagatgtcaaaggctttcatggccagaaacactgggttgctgtgcgtttctcgggctgtatgaccatgttccagaagcattttctcctgacgtttcacccacatctatggcaggcatcctcagaggttgtgaggtctgttagaaactaggcaattggggtttatatatctgcaatgtccagggtgggagaaagaactcttttctgtcggaggcaagtgtgaatgttgcagttaatcaccctgattagcattgaaaagcttagcagcttcaaagcctgactgcttcctgcttgggggaatcctttgttgggaagtgttgaatcccaccacactccaaggcagcctattccactgctgaacacgtAGTCCTTCCAAAGGTTTAAGTGGAATCCCATTtcctacagtttgaatccattggctGTGTCCTGGTTTCtagagcagcagcaaacaagcctgtgccctcctcctcctcaatgtgacatttgTTACTcctaatgtgcactttgcttatccactattgcaacctcattgtttttaatttgatgttttaattcagtgttgtgttttttttgcctatttctgttgttgtcctttgatgtgtcatattttatccttgcttgtattttgattttgctgtaagccgccccgagtcccctttgagggagatggaggcgggatataaaaaaaacattattattattattattatccttccctTGTGTTCCCAGCAGGCTCAGCCCCTTCCAAAGCCTCCCCAAGCACCAAAATCAAAGAGGAgacactgcagaatcaatgccgcctggcaccactttaacaggcatggctcaatgctatgggatcttgggagctgtagttccacaaggtcttGTGAAGGAGTGCTGCGGCCCTGCTGGACTACATTTCTTAGGATTCTACAATTTATTACAACCGCATCAATTCTACAGGGCAgatgtctcccccccccctcctcctcccttccccaatTCCTCCAAGGCAAGCTTACCATCTTCTCGCTGCCCCGGTGGAAGGTGTCTCCTTGCCAGAAGCGGCGGCTGTAGCCCCGGATGTAGCCCACTTTGCGGGAGGCGAACTCGAAGCCGGGTCTCCAGACGAGCGAGCCGTAGCCGAAGACCCAGAGCGGAGAGGCGGGCGGCTGCCCCTGGCCCTCGTCGAGATGCTCCGCTCCGGAGGCGGAGgaaggatgctgctgctgcttggaGAGGACGTCCCGCTTCATGGCTCCGCGACGCAGGAGGAGCCGCAGAAGCAGCCAAGGCAGCCGCGGGGACAGCGTGGGGGCAGAGGGcccggaggaggaagaggggggagGAGAGGCGAGGTTGGCGGGCTCGCTGAGCACTTGCATCCAGAGCAGGGGCCAAATCAACTGTCCCGGTCCAGGCGCTCCAGGGTCTTAAATACCCTCCTGCCGGCAATTCCCCGCCTCCTCGTCGCTGGGTTCCTCGTCTCGCGCCAGCTCTTCTCCAATCAGCGCCTCCGGACTCCGGACTGTCCCGCCTCTTTCATCATCTCCGGGCCTGGGTTGGTCGAAGCTGTCTCGAAACGCGTCCTCGGATTGGTTCCCCCGCTGCTTGATGTCAGGAAACCGGGCTGATGCAATGTGCTTGGAGCCTTTCGAGTGAAAGAGAGCCGAGATTGCATCAGGTGCTGCTGCGCGAGGGCCTCGGGAGGAGGGAGCCTGCAGGCAGGCATGGGGTCGGTTTGGCAGTGATGCCCGGCTCCTGCTAGAGGTGAACATTTGGCTTGCGCTGCATGATGCAAATATATTTATGTACAATTTTatttaaagtaaaggttttccccagacattaactctggaggttggcgctcatctccgtttctaagccgaagagccggcgttgtccctagacgcctccaaggtcatgtggccggcatgactgcatggaccgctgttaccttccctccggagtggtcataatacaacaataacaacaacaacaacaatataaggtaaagataaaggtttcccctgacgttcagtccagtcatgtctgactctgggggttggtgctcatctccatttctaagccgaagagccggcgttgcccgtaaacacctccaaggtcatgtggccggcatgactgcatggagtgctgttaccttcctgccggagtggtcaTAATACAACaataagatctcagctggcatttggaaacaatagacattgacaaaatcacgatctgccaactgcaaaaggccaccctactgggatctgcacgcatcatccgaaaatacatcacacagtcctagacacttgggaagcgttcgacttgtgattttgtgatacgaaatccagtatatctatcttgtttgctgtgtcataataaaataaaataaaaataataactacaaagactctgacacaagccagtcgaggtggtcccagtggtgatcggcacactgggtgcagtgcctaaaggccttggcctgcacttaaacacaatcggtgctgacaaaattaccacctgccagctgcagaaggccaccttactgggatctgtgcgcattattcaccgatacatcacacagtcctagacacttgggaagtgtctgatgtgtgatccaattcaacaccagtagagtgtctgctgtggactc
Encoded here:
- the chac1 gene encoding glutathione-specific gamma-glutamylcyclotransferase 1, with the translated sequence MQVLSEPANLASPPPSSSSGPSAPTLSPRLPWLLLRLLLRRGAMKRDVLSKQQQHPSSASGAEHLDEGQGQPPASPLWVFGYGSLVWRPGFEFASRKVGYIRGYSRRFWQGDTFHRGSEKMPGRVVTLQEDYNGCTWGVAYELRGDQVAASLKYLNVREAVLGGYVTKLVKFYPQEEESEEPILALVYIATPQNPSYLGPASEEDIAAQIIVSSGRAGHNIEYLLQLADFMRYCCPQVEDEHLFSIEEALISILPCLYQGEETIVQE